One segment of Akkermansiaceae bacterium DNA contains the following:
- a CDS encoding Gfo/Idh/MocA family oxidoreductase → MSENSTHRRTILKAGGALAATSVLPTAYAAGNSSNSEIKVALIGCGGRGSGAANQTLSVEGTKLVAMADAFEDRLEDAYQQLKGKYKDRVDVPQARKLVGFDAYKSAIDAADVVILTTPPGFRPIHFEYAVSRGKHVFMEKPVAVDAEGIRKVLAAAKEADRKKLKVVAGLQRRYQESYLQTFEEIQGGAIGDIVSAQCYWNSGGVWVKPRQPGQSEMDYQMRNWYYFNWLCGDQICEQHVHNIDVVNWFMGDKYPVKAYGMGGRAQRVGKDYGEIFDHHYVEFSYDGGAILNSQCRHFQGTPSRVSELIIGTKGTASAGLIKGHDGKVLFRHRNRKAPNPYQVEHDELYRHIREDKPLNNAYYAAKSTFCAIIGRMATYSGQEIMWEQALAQGPSIMPDKLAWDADPGPRMGPDGLYPCAIPGRNKPF, encoded by the coding sequence ATGAGTGAAAATTCTACCCACCGAAGAACGATTCTAAAAGCTGGCGGCGCACTTGCCGCGACGTCGGTTCTGCCGACAGCCTACGCCGCCGGAAACTCCTCCAATTCTGAAATCAAAGTGGCCCTGATCGGCTGTGGCGGTCGCGGCAGTGGGGCAGCCAACCAGACACTCAGTGTCGAGGGCACCAAGCTCGTTGCCATGGCGGATGCGTTTGAAGATCGTCTCGAGGATGCTTACCAACAGCTCAAGGGCAAATACAAGGATCGTGTCGACGTGCCCCAGGCGCGCAAATTGGTCGGTTTTGACGCTTATAAGTCAGCCATTGACGCGGCGGACGTTGTGATTCTCACCACGCCTCCCGGATTCCGCCCGATCCACTTTGAATACGCCGTTTCCAGGGGCAAACACGTTTTCATGGAAAAGCCGGTTGCGGTTGACGCCGAAGGCATACGCAAGGTGCTGGCCGCCGCCAAGGAGGCCGACCGTAAAAAGCTCAAGGTGGTGGCCGGACTGCAGCGCCGTTATCAGGAGTCCTACTTGCAGACTTTCGAGGAGATCCAGGGCGGGGCGATCGGAGATATCGTTTCCGCGCAGTGTTACTGGAATAGTGGCGGCGTATGGGTGAAACCAAGACAACCCGGTCAGTCGGAAATGGATTACCAAATGAGAAACTGGTATTATTTCAACTGGCTCTGCGGTGATCAAATCTGCGAGCAGCACGTGCACAACATTGACGTGGTCAACTGGTTCATGGGCGACAAATACCCGGTCAAAGCCTACGGCATGGGGGGGCGGGCCCAGCGCGTCGGCAAGGACTACGGTGAAATATTTGACCACCATTATGTGGAATTCAGCTACGATGGCGGAGCGATTCTCAACAGTCAGTGCCGTCACTTCCAAGGAACCCCAAGCCGCGTTTCGGAGCTGATCATCGGAACCAAGGGCACGGCTTCAGCCGGTCTTATCAAGGGCCATGATGGCAAGGTTCTCTTCCGTCACCGTAACCGCAAGGCACCGAACCCTTATCAGGTGGAACATGATGAACTCTACCGCCACATCCGTGAGGACAAGCCGCTCAATAACGCTTACTACGCGGCCAAGAGTACATTCTGTGCGATTATCGGACGTATGGCGACCTACTCCGGTCAGGAAATCATGTGGGAGCAAGCGCTTGCCCAAGGGCCGTCCATCATGCCGGACAAATTGGCGTGGGACGCCGATCCAGGACCCAGGATGGGCCCGGATGGTCTTTATCCCTGTGCGATCCCAGGCAGGAACAAGCCGTTCTAA
- a CDS encoding glycoside hydrolase family 15 protein, with amino-acid sequence MTTSHTDDYDYGIIGNGRTCALIDSKASIVFLCMPDFDSGTVFASILDEKKGGQFGLSMEGGEAVRQEYERHTGILVTRFEGDDGVFEVIDFMARYTWDGKAGAQHDVSSDVTRVLKHISGKPRLRVHYDPRLDYGRLKTESHLFDESRIKSTTTGKHPDGEDVYESCYLYTDLEPQAVLDGELVTLDQSRFLLLSYNDKVMPPDTDTVHLMLQRTRSYWLLWAARTHRCDRYSEQILRSAITLKMMQFSPTGAVLAAGTTSLPETIGEERNWDYRFCWIRDGSMTVSVLHRIGHPLMAEKFIDWVMRTVPTKDDALQIMYGIRGEKNLTEHELAHLSGYHGSGPVRIGNAAYHQKQHDIYGILMDVLYQDLGERKRSPEALDQIWTRVRSIIKSVESTWEKPDRGIWEIRGDERHFVFSKVLCWVALDRAIKIADMLGKHDWAKQHEALRDAIHAHVMEKGWNDEKQCFTQAYGITDLDSANLLMAEYGFIDPKDPRFISTVERSDKELCRGGLMYRYRNQDDFGEPSSAFTVCSFWMVKALARIGKRKQARERFETLLGYANPKGLYGEDLDFESKRHLGNFPQAYSHLALIDCALELAEDSGEYLIEA; translated from the coding sequence ATGACAACTTCACATACGGACGACTACGATTACGGAATCATTGGCAACGGGCGCACCTGCGCATTGATTGACAGTAAGGCGTCGATCGTTTTCCTCTGCATGCCGGACTTCGATTCCGGCACGGTCTTTGCCTCCATCCTCGATGAAAAAAAGGGAGGGCAGTTCGGGCTTTCCATGGAAGGTGGTGAGGCTGTTCGTCAAGAGTATGAACGGCACACCGGTATTCTGGTCACCCGCTTTGAAGGCGATGACGGCGTGTTTGAGGTGATCGACTTCATGGCCCGTTACACATGGGATGGCAAAGCGGGTGCCCAGCATGACGTGTCCAGTGATGTCACCCGTGTACTCAAGCACATTTCAGGAAAACCCAGGCTGCGTGTGCATTATGATCCCCGCCTTGATTACGGTCGGCTCAAGACGGAAAGCCATCTGTTTGATGAATCAAGGATCAAGAGTACGACTACCGGTAAACACCCGGATGGGGAAGACGTCTATGAGTCGTGTTATCTCTACACCGATCTCGAGCCCCAGGCCGTCCTGGATGGCGAGCTGGTCACCCTCGACCAATCGCGGTTCCTCCTGTTAAGCTATAACGACAAGGTGATGCCACCCGACACGGACACCGTGCATCTGATGTTGCAAAGGACGAGATCCTACTGGCTCCTCTGGGCCGCTCGGACACATCGCTGTGATCGTTACAGTGAGCAGATTTTACGCTCTGCCATCACGCTGAAAATGATGCAGTTTTCACCCACTGGGGCGGTCCTTGCAGCGGGAACCACATCGCTGCCTGAAACCATCGGCGAGGAACGCAACTGGGATTACCGCTTTTGTTGGATTCGTGACGGGTCGATGACCGTTTCTGTCCTTCACCGGATTGGCCACCCTCTGATGGCTGAAAAATTCATCGACTGGGTGATGCGGACCGTACCGACCAAGGATGATGCCCTGCAAATTATGTACGGTATCCGTGGTGAGAAGAACCTCACGGAGCATGAGCTCGCTCACTTGTCAGGTTACCACGGCTCTGGCCCCGTCAGGATTGGGAATGCCGCCTATCACCAGAAACAACATGACATCTACGGCATCCTGATGGATGTGCTCTATCAGGACCTTGGAGAACGCAAACGCTCTCCCGAGGCACTCGACCAGATTTGGACCCGTGTACGCTCGATCATTAAATCGGTGGAAAGCACCTGGGAAAAACCCGACCGCGGGATATGGGAGATCCGTGGTGATGAAAGGCACTTCGTTTTTTCCAAAGTCCTGTGCTGGGTCGCGCTGGACCGTGCCATCAAAATTGCCGATATGTTAGGGAAACACGACTGGGCCAAACAGCACGAGGCACTCCGCGATGCTATTCATGCCCATGTCATGGAAAAGGGTTGGAACGATGAGAAGCAATGTTTTACCCAGGCCTACGGCATCACAGACCTCGACTCCGCCAACCTGCTTATGGCGGAATACGGGTTTATCGACCCCAAGGACCCCAGGTTCATATCCACCGTCGAGCGGAGCGACAAAGAACTCTGCCGCGGTGGCCTGATGTATCGCTACCGCAACCAGGACGACTTCGGCGAGCCCAGCAGCGCATTCACCGTTTGCTCGTTCTGGATGGTCAAAGCCCTGGCGCGCATCGGCAAACGCAAACAAGCCCGTGAGCGGTTCGAAACCCTGCTCGGCTACGCCAACCCGAAAGGGCTCTACGGTGAAGACCTGGACTTCGAAAGCAAACGCCATCTGGGGAATTTCCCCCAGGCATACAGCCACCTGGCCCTGATCGACTGCGCTCTCGAACTCGCCGAAGACAGCGGTGAATACCTCATCGAGGCCTGA
- a CDS encoding STAS domain-containing protein: protein MQSTKKRRLYHPRILGLFGSLRGTYSLSSEVFAGLTVGLIALPLSLALGIASIPAGAETPFPVPTLGIVTAIVAGFLISFLGGSRVQIGGPTAAFVPIILLIVSEHGYHGLLVATTMAGAILILMGLSGLGRLVKFIPWPVTSGFTTGIAAALILTQIPDFAGLRVEADPLPREFVERIAWFFHHSNSFNGRSLLLGVFCLGLILFWPKLKIPRIPGSIVAIAAASLWVHFFGWSGDAGVETIATKFGAGALPSGLPAPSLPAFDWFLVREMIGPATAIAILGAIESLLSAVVADGLTNERHDSNTELVGQGIANLISPLFGGLPATGAIARTSANIHNGGRTPIAGMVHALSLLLIILLGAKLAGYIPMAAMAAVLVAVAFRMGEWHELSRLAKLPRSDTLVLLTTFLLTFVFDLVIAIEVGMVLAAMLFIKRIAETTEVSLVTSEDMLERPEHIAQGKTIPEGVLVYRVFGPFMFGAVEQMEDALARIGEWPKVLILRLHLVTAIDATGMNALASVVERMKKRGGHVVISGIHQQPLQTLRKAGLIDHFRRENFCPTFDDALTRASLLTEAASSMENPDNTPK from the coding sequence ATGCAAAGCACTAAGAAAAGAAGGCTCTATCACCCCCGGATTTTAGGATTATTTGGCTCTCTACGAGGGACATACTCCTTGTCATCCGAGGTGTTTGCCGGCCTGACGGTCGGGCTGATCGCCCTGCCGCTCTCACTGGCCCTTGGAATTGCAAGTATTCCCGCCGGAGCTGAGACGCCCTTTCCCGTTCCCACCCTGGGAATCGTCACCGCAATTGTAGCCGGTTTTCTCATATCGTTCCTAGGTGGCTCCCGTGTGCAAATCGGCGGACCGACGGCGGCCTTCGTGCCGATTATCCTCTTAATCGTATCCGAACATGGTTACCACGGCCTTCTCGTTGCCACCACGATGGCGGGAGCCATTCTTATCCTCATGGGTCTCTCCGGGCTGGGACGGCTTGTCAAATTCATACCCTGGCCGGTGACCAGTGGATTCACAACGGGCATCGCCGCGGCACTCATCCTGACACAGATACCGGACTTTGCCGGATTGCGGGTGGAAGCCGACCCCCTACCCCGGGAATTTGTGGAGAGGATAGCGTGGTTCTTTCATCACTCGAATTCGTTTAACGGGCGTTCCCTGCTACTGGGTGTGTTTTGCCTTGGGTTGATTCTTTTCTGGCCAAAACTGAAGATCCCCAGGATACCGGGGTCCATCGTGGCAATTGCCGCGGCATCTCTGTGGGTGCATTTCTTCGGCTGGAGTGGTGACGCCGGCGTGGAAACCATCGCGACGAAGTTTGGAGCCGGAGCGCTGCCAAGCGGATTACCAGCACCAAGCCTGCCTGCATTTGATTGGTTCTTGGTTCGTGAGATGATCGGCCCCGCCACGGCAATCGCCATTCTCGGAGCGATCGAGTCACTGCTCTCGGCAGTGGTCGCGGATGGACTGACCAACGAGAGACACGACAGCAATACCGAGCTGGTCGGCCAAGGGATCGCGAATCTCATCTCGCCTTTGTTTGGTGGACTTCCGGCCACCGGTGCCATCGCCCGGACCAGCGCCAACATCCACAACGGTGGCCGCACGCCGATCGCCGGAATGGTCCACGCGCTCTCCCTGCTGCTGATCATCCTCCTGGGGGCGAAGCTTGCAGGATACATTCCCATGGCGGCAATGGCAGCCGTGCTGGTGGCGGTTGCGTTTCGCATGGGAGAATGGCACGAACTCAGCCGCCTGGCCAAACTCCCCCGCAGCGACACCCTCGTGCTGCTGACAACGTTCCTACTCACCTTTGTATTCGACCTCGTGATTGCGATCGAAGTCGGGATGGTGCTTGCCGCCATGCTCTTCATCAAACGCATCGCGGAAACTACCGAGGTCAGCCTCGTGACCAGCGAGGACATGCTTGAGCGCCCGGAACATATCGCCCAGGGAAAAACAATTCCCGAGGGAGTATTGGTCTACCGCGTGTTTGGTCCATTTATGTTTGGTGCGGTCGAACAAATGGAGGATGCGCTGGCCCGCATCGGAGAGTGGCCGAAAGTTCTTATCCTCCGCCTCCACCTGGTGACGGCCATCGACGCCACGGGGATGAACGCCTTGGCAAGTGTCGTTGAACGGATGAAAAAACGGGGTGGACATGTGGTGATCAGCGGTATCCACCAGCAGCCCCTCCAGACGCTGCGCAAGGCCGGTTTGATCGATCATTTCCGCCGCGAGAATTTTTGCCCGACCTTCGATGATGCGCTGACCCGGGCGTCGTTGTTGACCGAAGCCGCATCCTCCATGGAAAATCCGGACAACACGCCAAAGTAA
- a CDS encoding terpene cyclase/mutase family protein — protein MKVIPRTRKHRTLTHTLSALTLIPSLLALAPSGVNAQSMPRRQNDVIPAQVETIYTRGLRYLSNTQDADGSWGGGSSARPGVVGLCILTFLAHGEDPNHGPYAQKIRKSLGFILKKQKEGEDGYMGPQMYDHGFATLALAECYGMVDDPRIAPALKKAVDLILKAQKNNPRHGWRYDPTTRHADTTVSGCQIVALLAARNAGIPVPDAAIEKGLAYMKSCRSSNGSYGYTSKGGGRLTLTAIGSLCYSLAKKKDEAGYAKSTEYLKQNIRAQDGTYPFYFRYYMAQALFQADEGLWQAWNKDNIRLLSAIQLPDGSFAGNHGNAFSTAGALLSLALNYRFLPIYEK, from the coding sequence ATGAAAGTCATTCCCCGCACACGCAAACACCGCACCCTGACGCACACGCTTTCCGCCCTCACCCTAATCCCATCATTGCTGGCACTGGCCCCTTCCGGGGTTAACGCCCAGTCGATGCCACGCCGGCAGAACGATGTGATTCCGGCACAGGTGGAAACCATCTACACCCGCGGCCTGCGTTATCTTTCCAACACGCAGGATGCCGACGGTTCATGGGGCGGCGGCAGTAGCGCGCGCCCCGGTGTGGTCGGACTGTGTATCCTCACCTTCCTCGCCCACGGGGAGGACCCGAACCATGGCCCATACGCCCAGAAAATCCGCAAGTCGCTCGGTTTTATCCTGAAAAAACAGAAAGAGGGCGAGGACGGCTATATGGGACCGCAGATGTATGACCACGGCTTCGCCACGCTGGCCCTCGCCGAGTGCTACGGCATGGTCGATGACCCACGCATCGCCCCGGCGCTGAAAAAGGCCGTGGATCTGATTCTCAAGGCGCAAAAAAACAACCCCCGTCACGGGTGGCGCTACGACCCGACCACCCGCCACGCCGATACCACGGTGTCAGGCTGCCAAATCGTCGCCCTGCTCGCAGCACGCAATGCCGGCATCCCGGTTCCAGACGCAGCCATCGAGAAGGGTCTTGCCTACATGAAGAGCTGCCGCAGTTCCAACGGCTCATACGGCTACACCTCCAAGGGCGGTGGCCGACTCACCCTCACCGCGATTGGCTCCCTTTGCTACTCGTTAGCGAAGAAAAAGGACGAGGCGGGCTACGCCAAATCGACGGAATACCTGAAACAGAACATCCGGGCACAGGACGGCACCTATCCTTTTTATTTCCGCTACTACATGGCCCAAGCCCTCTTCCAGGCTGACGAGGGACTCTGGCAGGCATGGAATAAAGACAACATCCGCCTGCTCTCCGCCATCCAACTGCCCGACGGATCATTTGCGGGCAACCATGGCAACGCCTTCAGCACCGCAGGCGCCCTGCTCTCTCTCGCTCTGAACTACCGCTTTCTTCCCATCTACGAAAAATGA
- the selB gene encoding selenocysteine-specific translation elongation factor has product MPELRRMHHLVLGTAGHIDHGKSSLVKCLTGSDPDRLPEEKARGVTIELGFAHLSLADGDEHYEIGIVDVPGHADFVNNMVAGVGALDLAIFIIAADDGWMPQSEEHLHILTYLGITHIVIALTKADLCDDVPFSVEVLRDELRDTSIAEAPIIPVSSVTGAGIDALKLALLEKISQCPPRMDTGKPRLAIDRIFSPKGAGTVVTGTLCGGHVSLGDTLTLHPLGLSTKVRYIQSHSEPLEQALPGMRTALNLPDLAIDAPGKPGAQRGNTLAHPACGVTTKTLDIELQRLARPIPGIKQRALRHMETVVLHHGSARCRARVILHGRTHLNPGERCLAQLRLESPLFLLTGDRVVIRDGAQQSTLGGGTVLDALPTRQGFRTEARADFLLPRAKAPDDPAVLIRSLLNKQHVIDAKNPLPNNPFDTGLVQQTLENLVSEGSASRNGSLLIHTKWWKLLIDDAGKSIRAWHNQHPDLPGMPLESLSQQSTCPGKLFTPLIEAMVELGYRITEKSIAHPSHTLTLPDEVASVARSILDTLDRTGLQPPNKSELTGSAREDQAMKFLIRSGQAIELEPKVVISKNTLEDAIERVRQFITEHHQATASELRQDLDSTRKVVMPLLEHLDSLGITVRYDNYRKLC; this is encoded by the coding sequence ATGCCCGAACTTCGGCGCATGCATCACCTCGTTCTCGGTACGGCTGGTCACATTGACCACGGTAAATCATCGCTGGTCAAATGCCTTACCGGCTCCGACCCCGACCGTCTCCCCGAGGAAAAGGCACGGGGTGTGACCATCGAGCTTGGATTTGCGCACTTGTCGCTTGCAGATGGAGACGAGCACTATGAGATCGGCATTGTTGACGTCCCCGGACACGCTGATTTTGTCAACAACATGGTCGCGGGTGTTGGCGCGCTCGACCTTGCCATCTTTATCATCGCCGCCGACGATGGCTGGATGCCGCAATCCGAGGAGCATCTGCACATTCTCACCTACCTCGGCATCACCCATATTGTCATTGCCCTGACCAAGGCCGACCTCTGCGACGATGTGCCGTTCAGCGTGGAGGTTCTACGTGATGAGCTCCGGGACACCTCGATTGCCGAGGCTCCCATCATTCCGGTTTCATCCGTCACCGGTGCAGGCATCGATGCATTGAAACTGGCGTTGTTAGAGAAAATCAGCCAGTGCCCGCCCCGGATGGACACTGGCAAACCGCGTCTGGCCATCGACCGGATTTTCTCTCCCAAGGGCGCGGGAACCGTGGTGACCGGAACGCTCTGCGGTGGTCATGTGAGCCTGGGGGATACTCTCACCCTCCACCCTCTCGGCCTCAGTACCAAGGTGCGCTATATCCAAAGCCATAGCGAACCGCTTGAGCAGGCGCTACCGGGTATGCGCACGGCCCTCAACCTGCCTGACCTAGCGATCGATGCCCCCGGGAAACCAGGTGCCCAACGCGGTAACACCCTGGCCCATCCAGCCTGCGGGGTTACCACAAAAACCCTCGACATCGAGCTTCAGCGCCTAGCCCGTCCTATCCCCGGCATCAAGCAACGCGCCCTCCGCCACATGGAGACTGTCGTGTTACACCATGGCTCGGCACGCTGCCGTGCACGGGTTATTCTACATGGCAGGACCCATCTCAATCCGGGGGAGAGATGTCTCGCCCAGCTACGCCTCGAGTCACCGCTGTTTTTACTTACCGGCGACCGGGTTGTGATCCGGGATGGAGCACAGCAAAGCACATTGGGTGGAGGAACCGTGCTCGACGCCTTGCCCACCCGGCAGGGCTTCCGCACAGAGGCGCGGGCCGACTTCCTCCTGCCCCGAGCCAAGGCCCCTGACGATCCTGCGGTTCTCATCAGGTCGTTGTTAAACAAACAACACGTCATCGATGCAAAAAACCCCTTGCCTAACAACCCGTTCGACACCGGGCTGGTTCAACAAACGTTGGAAAACCTTGTTTCCGAGGGCAGCGCCAGCAGGAACGGCTCCCTGTTGATTCACACCAAGTGGTGGAAGCTCTTGATCGATGACGCGGGAAAAAGCATCCGGGCATGGCACAACCAGCACCCTGATCTCCCGGGCATGCCCCTTGAGTCACTCTCTCAACAATCCACTTGTCCAGGCAAACTGTTCACCCCATTGATCGAGGCCATGGTCGAACTGGGGTACCGCATCACGGAAAAATCCATCGCCCACCCCAGCCACACACTGACCTTGCCTGATGAGGTGGCAAGCGTGGCCAGGTCGATACTCGACACCCTGGATCGCACAGGATTACAACCACCTAACAAGTCCGAGCTCACGGGAAGTGCACGCGAAGACCAGGCGATGAAATTCCTGATCCGCTCCGGCCAGGCCATCGAACTGGAGCCCAAGGTGGTGATTTCCAAAAACACCCTTGAGGATGCGATCGAGCGTGTGCGTCAGTTCATCACCGAGCACCACCAAGCCACCGCCAGTGAACTCCGGCAAGATCTCGATTCGACCCGCAAAGTGGTCATGCCACTGCTTGAACATCTGGACAGCCTTGGAATCACGGTCAGATATGACAACTACCGGAAACTGTGCTAA